The DNA window CCGGTTCCCTCTTTAACGGAAACCGAGGTAGAAGCGGTTCTGGAAAACTTCCGGGGCGACATTCAGCAGGTTCCGTCGATGTATTCCGCTCTAAAGCATCAGGGCAAGCCTCTGTATGAATACGCTCGGGAAGGCATTGAAATCGAACGCCCGGCAAGGCCCGTTACCATCTATGAAATGAAGCTTCTTGCGGTTCGGGACAACGAACTCGATCTGGCGGTAACCTGCACTAAGGGTACGTACATCCGCTCATTAGTTGAGGACATCGGCCAAGAGTTAGGTTGTGGCGCTCATGTGGTGGCTTTACGTCGTACTTTGGCTGCGGGTTACACGCTTGAAAACGTTCAGAATGTCGAAACTCTGGAAGCTATGCGCGAGCGTGACGAAAGCCTCGACGGGTTGTTGTTGCCGCCGGAAAGCGCGCTGACTATGTTCCCGGAACACCGGCTTTCGGGATCGGCGTTGGTGTCGATATTGAACGGGCAACCAGTTAGAATACCCGGTCAGCCCTTTGAAGGATTTGTGCGTGTTTACGGCAATCATTCTTTTGTCGGGTTGGCTGAAGCTCAACCGGAAGGCGAAGACACCGTGCTGGTGCCTCGTCGACTGGTCAAGAACAACGGCAGATAAGCTGCCGCTGTATAGCCGGGCTGTAGAGATGCGCGGTTCG is part of the Marinobacter sp. JH2 genome and encodes:
- the truB gene encoding tRNA pseudouridine(55) synthase TruB, giving the protein MSRRRKGRDVNGILVIDKPQGVTSNGILQQVKRLYGAAKAGHTGALDPLATGVLPLCFGEATKFSQTMLDSDKAYVTTARLGVRTETGDSEGAVVEEKPVPSLTETEVEAVLENFRGDIQQVPSMYSALKHQGKPLYEYAREGIEIERPARPVTIYEMKLLAVRDNELDLAVTCTKGTYIRSLVEDIGQELGCGAHVVALRRTLAAGYTLENVQNVETLEAMRERDESLDGLLLPPESALTMFPEHRLSGSALVSILNGQPVRIPGQPFEGFVRVYGNHSFVGLAEAQPEGEDTVLVPRRLVKNNGR